The DNA sequence GAGCATTGTGTGAAAAAAGGTGTAATTTATGTTTTAtagtcattgtgtgtgttcaggatAAGGAATGCTTGAGGAAAGAAGCTCCTCCTCAGTCTCTCTGTTCTGGTCTTGTAGCAGCAGAGACGTTTGCCTGACCTCAGTGTTTTGAAAAGTCCATGGTCAGGATGTTAAGAATCCTTTACAATACCTTGGGCGCTGGTAGGTAAGTCTTTTCTTGTAGGTCTCCTGCAGAATATGGAGAGATGCTCTGATGATTCGGTGCTGCAGTCACAGGCTGTACAGTTCCCATACCAAGTGATGCTGTCAGGACACACAGCTGATGGGTGCGGATGCTCTGAACTTCCTCAGCTGATGTAGGAAGTACAGTCTTTGCCTTGATTTCTTCGGTGTGCTGGGTGTTCACAGTCCATGTAAGATCGTCAGTAATGTGTGTTCCCATGTATGTCAAACTTGATGTAAATGACTtaacataaaaataacattatCGTATATTTGCCTCATTGTTATTCTTGGACGCGGCTATGTATACAGCACTAATTAGAATTAATTTAGCCCACTTTTGAGGATGTTCGGGTGTTTTCCTCTATCATTAACGTTGTTTCTAACCACACGGGAGCTGCCATTTTTCCATTCTGTTGTCATAAAGCAGCCTTCTCATTGGTGTAGCATGATCACGTGTCGAACCGTGGCACGGCTCCCGACAAAAATCGTATTACGCTCTGAAGTCTCTAGTTCTGCATAAAACAAAGCCACATAGACAATCGACTGGAAAATCAGCGACTTTCTTTTTTATAAGCTAAAGATTGTGTAGATGCCAGTGAGTGGAACGGGCTGAAATGAAAACCGTGTTCACCTTACGGCCTATTATCTTGAAGACGCACTACGGGACAGATTTGTCTGTGGATTAAAGACTGAAACAGTTCAGAAGCGCCTTTTAACCGAGAAGGATCTCACTTTTCAGAAAGCAGTGGATTATGCGGTGTCGGCAGAGACAGCCACACGCGACGTGCAGCAATTAAGCAGTTCACTTAAAGTGCATGCAATAAGTGCCAACAAAGGTGACCAATGCCGCAGGTGCGGGAAAATGAACCATACAGATGAAGACTGCTGGTACAAAGATCGCGACTGTTACCAGTGTGGGAGGAAAGGCCATACCAAACACATGTGTAAGAGTAAAGCCAGAAGCAGCCAAGACAGAGAATGGAGACAGAAAGGTAATACAATGAAGCGCAGTGttaaagacagaaagaagagaATTCATCATGTTGATGCTAGGAATGTTAGTGAAAGTGATGAGACTAAATCTGACACTGACTCTGAGTTGGGACTTTATGCCTTGTCTGAAAAAGGGAAATATTCCAGAATCTCTGTGCTGCCTAGAGTTAATGGAAAGAAAATGGAAATGGAATTGGATACTGGGGCTGCTGTGTCTTTAATTTCTTGGGAACTGTATAAAAGCAAGTTAAGTCAATTACCTCTGCAACCCACTGAGATAATGCTTAAAACTTACACTGGAGAGCCATTGGCACCAGAAGGGGTGATCAAAGTACAAGTTAAGTTAAATAAGCAGtgtgctgttttgcctttgTACATAGTGAAAGTTGATGCACCTCCACTGTTTGGCAGAGAGTGGCTGAGAGTTATCAAACTGAATTGGAAAGACTTGAAGACAGTGCATGCCTTtgagcaaagagagaaagacagcttGAAGATGGTGTTAAAGAGACACTCAGCTGTGTTCTCTACAGAGTTAGGCACACTGAAGCAGATTAAAGCCACACTGACTGTTAGACCTAACAGTATACCTAATTTCTGCCCCCCACGTAAGGTGCCCTATGCACTTCGACCTCGAGTTGAAGCCGAGCTGAAGCGCCTAACTGAGCTTGGGGTGATCTCACCATTGGAGAATAGTGAGTGGGCCACACCAGTGGTGCCAGTTATCAAGAAGGATGGCACAGTTAGACTGTGTGGCGATTTCAAGGTCACCCTCAACCAAGCTCTCTGCTTGGATAGATACCCATTACCACACATTGAAGACATTTTTGCCTCTCTAGCAGGAGGGCAACGCTTCAGTAAGTTAGACTTATCTAATGCCTATCTGCAGATGGAGGTAGAAGAGAAGTGAAGGAAGCTGCTAACTATCTCCACACAGAAAGGGCTATTCCGCTTTAATCGCTTGCCCTTTGGAGTAGCGCCATCACCTGGCTTGTTCCAAAAGGCTATGGATCAAGTACTGCTCAGACTACCTTACACACACTGTTACCTGGACGACATCCTCATCAGTGGTCCTGATGAACAGACTCACCTTAAAGCACTGGATTCAGTCCTAGGCAGGCTAGAGGAGTATGGCCTGCATCTCAAACAAGAGAAGTGCCAGTTTTTCCAGGAGTCTGTGAAATACTTGGGCCACATCATTGACGCGGCCGGGCTCCACAAATCACCGGAGAAGGTACGTGCTATTGTGGAAGCATCAGCACCACGTGATGTCAGCCGTTCGTTCCTGGGAATGCTGAACTATTATGGACGCTTCATTCCTAATGTATCCACTGTCCTTAAACCATTAAATGAACTGCTAAACAAAGGGAAGCAATGGCAGTGGACAGTAGACTGTGAATCAGCTTTCCAGAAAGCAAAAGCACTCCTAGTATCACAGGAAGTATTAACGCACTACAATCCTGAGCTGCCCCCTCGCCTTGCGTGCCATGCTTCACCATATGGGGTCGGAGCTGTGCTCTCGCACGCTATGCCTGATGGAGAGGAACGACCTATAGCTTATGCTTCACGAACACTCAGTAAGGCAGAACAAAACTATGcccagatagagagggaggcgCTAGCGATAGTCTTTGGAGTTCGCAAGTTCCATCAGTACCTCTATGGTAACAAGTTTACCCTACTCACTGACCATCGCCCGCTGACCTCCATCCTGAGTCCAGTGAAAAGTACACCATCAATGGCTGCAGCCCGAATGCAGCGCTGGGCACTCCTCCTATCAGCGCATGAGTATATCATCGAATACCGTAAGGGTGCACTACATGCAAATGCAGATGGACTTTCACGCTTACCACTCTCCCACACTCATAAAGAGAAGCTAGGCGCAGTAGAGGTGTTCTACACCTCTCAGTTGGACACACTACCAGTCAGTAACACCGAGATCAAACGTGAGACCCTGTCTGACTCCACTTTATCTCGTGTCCAGGAAATTGTCTCCACTGGTCGTTGTCCATCTGCAAAGGATGCCGACGAAGAGCTGTCGCCCTATCTGTTGCGCCGGCATGACCTCACCATACAACAGGGATGCCTCATGTGGGGTATGAGAGTGATTGTGCCTCCTAAACTGCGCCCCCGGGTTCTGAAAGAGCTCCACTCAGCACATCCAGGAGTAGTGAGGATGAAGAGCTTGGCACGCAGTTATGTGTGGTGGCCCGGCGTCGACTCTCAAATTGAGCTTCACGCCAAATCCTGCCCCCCGTGTCAGAGCATACAAAAAGCACCTGGGTTAGCTCCTCTACACCCTTGGATGTGGCCATCCAGTCCTTGGGAAAGGATACATGTGGACTTTGCGGGTCCATTCGAAGGTCATATGTACCTGATCACTGTGGACGCCCATTCCAAGTGGCCTGAGGTGCATATCATGGACAGCACCACAGCCAGCAAGACCATACAAGTGCTCAGGGGACTTTTGAGTCGCCATGGAATTCCGCACATCCTTGTGAGCGACAATGGACCTCAGTTCTGTTCTGAAGAATTCAGTGCCTTCCTGAAGTCCAATGGAGTCAAACACACCCGCTCAGCGCCGTACCATCCTGCTACCAATGGCTTGGCAGAGCGTTTTGTGCGCACATTCAAACAGGCCTTAAAATCATCTAAGGGCACCGGGATGGTGCAACAACGCCTTGATACGTTCCTGCTGGCATACCGCAACATCCCCCACACCACAAC is a window from the Gadus chalcogrammus isolate NIFS_2021 chromosome 8, NIFS_Gcha_1.0, whole genome shotgun sequence genome containing:
- the LOC130387939 gene encoding uncharacterized protein K02A2.6-like, with product MQRWALLLSAHEYIIEYRKGALHANADGLSRLPLSHTHKEKLGAVEVFYTSQLDTLPVSNTEIKRETLSDSTLSRVQEIVSTGRCPSAKDADEELSPYLLRRHDLTIQQGCLMWGMRVIVPPKLRPRVLKELHSAHPGVVRMKSLARSYVWWPGVDSQIELHAKSCPPCQSIQKAPGLAPLHPWMWPSSPWERIHVDFAGPFEGHMYLITVDAHSKWPEVHIMDSTTASKTIQVLRGLLSRHGIPHILVSDNGPQFCSEEFSAFLKSNGVKHTRSAPYHPATNGLAERFVRTFKQALKSSKGTGMVQQRLDTFLLAYRNIPHTTTTETPAMLFLGRRLCSRLDFLKPNIAGTVHRSQDAQQQRRHQHSKDRQFDVGEPVRVRDYRKGEEKWTQG